The sequence GAATATACGCAGACTGATTGACCTTGGTACATATAGAGGTTTAAGGCACAGAAGAGGACTTCCAGTTAGAGGGCAAAGAACAAGGACAAATGCAAGAACGAGAAAAGGTCCTAAGCGCTTGATTGGCGCTAAAAAGAAAAAGTAAAAATTTTTTAATTAACTTTAAGGAGGTATTGAGTTGGCAAGAAAGGGTAAAGCTCAAACACAAACCCGAGTGAAGAAAAAAGAGAAGAAAAATGTATTGTACGGGATAGCTCATATTCATTCAACTTTCAATAATACTATTATAGCGATTTCAGATAAGCAAGGTGCCTTGATTTCGTGGGGCAGTGGAGGTACGGCAGGATTTAAGGGAACTAAAAAGGGTACGCCTTATGCCGCCCAGCTTGCTGCAGAAGTAGTTGCGAAAAAAGCAATGGATCATGGAATGAAACAGGTGGACGTATACGTTAAAGGTCCCGGGCCAGGCAGAGAGACTGCAATTCGTTCTTTGCTGGCTGCAGGCCTTTCAATTGAGATGATTAAGGATGTTACGCCTATTCCTCATAATGGGTGTCGTCCGCCTAAACGCAGAAGGGTATAGGAGGTAAAACACTAATGAGCAGATATACTGGCGCTGTGTGTAGACTTTGTAGAAGAGAGGGCATGAAACTTTTTCTAAAAGGAGATAGGTGCTTGTCTGAAAAGTGCTCTTTCGATAAGCGTCCAACTCCACCAGGAATGCATATTAATACGAGAATAAAGACTTCAGAGTACGGATTGCGTTTGAGGGAAAAACAGAGAATGAAGCGTTTTTATGGCTTGATTGGCGAAAGACAGTTTAGAAGATATGTTGAGCTTGCTGAAAAAATGGGTGGTGTTACTGGAGATAACCTTTATTTTTTACTAGAAAGAAGACTCGATAACGTTTTATACAGGTCTGGTTTCGCTTCAAGTCGTCAAGAGGCAAGACAGATGATCTCTCATGGGCACTTCAACGTTAACTCTCGTAAAGTTAGTATACCATCTTATAGAGTTAAACCAGGAGATGTTATTTCTGTAAGGGAAAATAGTAGAGAACTTTTTAGCTCAGAATATGTTGAAGTTATAAAAGAGAGAACTCCTGCTCCTTGGATTTATGTTGATTATGACAAATTAGAAATCAAGTTTGATAGACTTCCTCAGCGTGAAGAACTTGATGTGCCTATCAGAGAAAATCTAATTATCGAGTTCTATTCTCGATAGAAGAGGAGGAGTCCTTTGTTTGGGTCAAAGGAAAGTTATAAACTAGAAATTAAAGAACAACTGGAAATTGAAAATGGTGGTAAATATAGCAAATTTGTTCTAGAACCATTGCCACCAGGTTATGGTGTTACAATTGGTAATGCCTTAAGAAGAATTCTTCTTACGTCAATTCCCGGAAGTGCTGTTATTGCTGTAAGGGTTGATGACGCACCTCATGAATATATGACTTTACCGGGCATGGTAGAAGATATTTTAGAATTTCATTTGAATTTAAAAAAGTTAGTCGTTGCCATTTTGGCTGATATTTCTGAAGAGGAAACGAGAAAACTGATTCTTGATGTTAAGGGGCCAAAAATAGTAAAGGCTTCAGATATCCAACCAAATGCTGAAGTACAGATTATCAATAAAGACCTTTATTTGGCTACTTTGGAAGAAAATGGTGAATTAAGAGCAGAAATAACTGTAAAAAAGGGAAAAGGGTATATGTCTATTGAAAAGATGAAGGAGAATACCCGTTGGCTATCGCCGGGTAGCATTCCTTTAGATGCTAATTTTTTACCAATTACGAGGGTAAATTATTCTGTTGAATCAACTCGTGTTGGTCAAGAAACTGATTGGGACAAACTTATATTTGAAATTTGGACTAACGGTGCTATTGAACCAGTTAATGCTCTGAGAATTGCAGCAGAAGATCTGATATCTTATTTTAGAATTTTTGCTGAGTATGGTACTTTTTTGGATACGCAGATGCCAGTTTCTGATTACAAAGAGATAAAAAAGGATTCTTACTTAAAGTCGCAGACAAAAATGGATTTAGAACAGTCAATAGAAGAAATTGGCCTTCAAACCAGAATTGCCAACGTTCTTAAAAGATCTGGTATATCGACTTTAGGGGACTTGATTTCAAAGACTAGAGAGGACATCTTAAACGTCCCAAGTTTTGGTAAAAAGTCGTTGGACGAACTTGAAGAAATTTTGCATGCCAAAGGTTATCGTCTTAAATCTAGCGATGAAAATGGAGGTGAAGATTTTGGGGCATAGAATAGCACACAGAAAACTTAATATGCCAATTTCTAACAGAAAGGCATTGTTAAGGGGTTTGGCTTGTAGTCTTTTTATTAATAAAAGGATTACTACCACCTTAGCTCGCGCTAAAGAGGCCCAGAGGATTATTGAACGCATTATAACTATTTCAAAAAAAGACAATACAGCTAATAGAAGGTTAGCTTTTTCTTATTTACAATCCAAAGATGCTATAAAAGCTTTGTATAGTGAAGAACTTGATCCTGTAAGAGAAAGAAATGGCGGCTATACTAGAATTGTCAAAATTGGTCCCAGGAAAGGTGACGGGGCTGAAATGGCAGTTCTAGAAATTGTTTTCTAAGAAATTGGAAATCTTGGAAATCGGAATATTAATGGGTCGGGGCTTATGTGCCTCGATCTTTCTCTTTTAAAATGGATATTGCAGCTATAATTTCTTATGATGGCACTAACTTTCATGGATTCCAATTGCAAAATCAGTCTAGAACTGTTCAATTAGTAATTGAAAAAGGACTTGAAAAGATATTTAAAGAAAGAATTTGTGTCGTACCTGCTGGTAGAACAGATGCTGGAGTACATGCTATAGGCCAAGTTATCTCCTTTAGGTTAGAGAAGTGCCCATTTAGTATTGAAAAATTGCAAAATATTTTAAATTATCATTTGCCAGATGATATTAGGATTAGTGAAATGAAGATAATGTCAGGGGATTTTAACAGCAGATTTTCAGCAAAGTCAAGAGTTTATGTTTATGCTGTAAGTGCAAAAAAAGATATGTGCGCTCATTTAAACAGGTATTTTTGGAATTTAGATATCTCTCTTGAACAACTGAAGGTGCCATTGAATTTAATCCCTGAAAGGTTTTGTTTTAGGTCCTTTTCTAGAGTTTCTCGAGACAGAAAGTTGAATTTTGGTACTGTAACTTTCTCTAAGTGTATTTTTTCTGATGATTTTTTGTATTTTATTATTGAGGCTCCATCCTTCTTGTGGCATACTGTGAGGTTTTTGTTTGGTGAAGCTGTGGCTGTAGCAATAGGCAAAAGAACTTTAGAAGATTATAAAGAAGCCTTAGAAGGAAAAAAGAGATTGGTACTTTATAAAGCTCCTCCGAAAGGATTACATCTTTGGGGAGTGAGCTACTTTGAACAAGCACTTGGAGCTCTTTGTGAAAAAAATATAATTAAAGATGGATTATGTGGTTTTTTTAAGCCCCCATCTTTCATTGACATTGTAAAATGTCCGTAATATAATGAGTTTTCTAAAATGTATTTAGGAGGAAGGATATGAAGACTGAGTTCCCAAATATATCTAATTCGGATAAAAAATGGTGGCTTATTGACGCAAATGGACAAACTTTAGGTCGTTTGGCTAGCAAAGTTGCAACAATCTTGAGAGGTAAACACAAACCCAGTTACTGTCCAAATTTTGATAATGGAGATTATGTAATTTTAATAAATGCGAGCAAGATTGTTGTTACCGGAAACAAGGAGAATGATAAAACTTACTATAGACATTCACAGTATCTCGGAAACTTAAAATCAGTTAACTTTAAGAAAATGAGAGTTCAAAAACCAGAGTTTATTTTGTTTCATGCAGTAAAAGGGATGTTACCAAAGGGATCGCTTGGGAGAACTATGCTTGGCAAACTTAAGATTTATAAAGATGAAAATTATAAAGAAAAGGCTCAAAAACCAGTTCTTTTGAAGCTTGAAAACTAGATAAATTTTCTAATAAATATAATGATATGCTTTTAATACAATTTTATTTTTATTTAACAATTTAAGGAGGAAGTTGATGAATCTTAAAGAACAGGCTTTTGTTTGGGGGTTGGGAAGAAGGAAGACTTCTGTTGCGAGAGTAAGGGTATATCCTGCAGATAATGGCAAGATAATAGTTAATGGCAAAGACTACTTAGAATATTTCCCAAGAAAAACTTTACAAATAATTGTAGAAGAACCACTAATAACAGCAGGAATTTTTGGAAAAGTAGAAGTAAGGGCAAAGATAGTTGGAGGAGGGATTTCTTCTCAGGCAGGGGCTCTTTCTCACGGTATTTCAAGGGCACTTTTCTCTCTTAATCCTGAATTAAAGATGTTGTTGAAATCTAAGGGACTATTAACAAGGGATTCAAGAATGAAAGAAAGAAGAAAATATGGTTTACAGAAGGCAAGAAAAGCACCTCAATACTCTAAGAGATAATCGGGAGGAATAGATGGACCGTTTCTTAAATGACAATCATATGTTAATGATTCCTGGACCAATTACTGTTCCACCTCGAATTTTAAGAGTAAACT comes from Thermodesulfobium acidiphilum and encodes:
- the rpsK gene encoding 30S ribosomal protein S11, which gives rise to MARKGKAQTQTRVKKKEKKNVLYGIAHIHSTFNNTIIAISDKQGALISWGSGGTAGFKGTKKGTPYAAQLAAEVVAKKAMDHGMKQVDVYVKGPGPGRETAIRSLLAAGLSIEMIKDVTPIPHNGCRPPKRRRV
- the rpsD gene encoding 30S ribosomal protein S4, whose product is MSRYTGAVCRLCRREGMKLFLKGDRCLSEKCSFDKRPTPPGMHINTRIKTSEYGLRLREKQRMKRFYGLIGERQFRRYVELAEKMGGVTGDNLYFLLERRLDNVLYRSGFASSRQEARQMISHGHFNVNSRKVSIPSYRVKPGDVISVRENSRELFSSEYVEVIKERTPAPWIYVDYDKLEIKFDRLPQREELDVPIRENLIIEFYSR
- a CDS encoding DNA-directed RNA polymerase subunit alpha, translated to MFGSKESYKLEIKEQLEIENGGKYSKFVLEPLPPGYGVTIGNALRRILLTSIPGSAVIAVRVDDAPHEYMTLPGMVEDILEFHLNLKKLVVAILADISEEETRKLILDVKGPKIVKASDIQPNAEVQIINKDLYLATLEENGELRAEITVKKGKGYMSIEKMKENTRWLSPGSIPLDANFLPITRVNYSVESTRVGQETDWDKLIFEIWTNGAIEPVNALRIAAEDLISYFRIFAEYGTFLDTQMPVSDYKEIKKDSYLKSQTKMDLEQSIEEIGLQTRIANVLKRSGISTLGDLISKTREDILNVPSFGKKSLDELEEILHAKGYRLKSSDENGGEDFGA
- the rplQ gene encoding 50S ribosomal protein L17 is translated as MKILGHRIAHRKLNMPISNRKALLRGLACSLFINKRITTTLARAKEAQRIIERIITISKKDNTANRRLAFSYLQSKDAIKALYSEELDPVRERNGGYTRIVKIGPRKGDGAEMAVLEIVF
- the truA gene encoding tRNA pseudouridine(38-40) synthase TruA; translation: MPRSFSFKMDIAAIISYDGTNFHGFQLQNQSRTVQLVIEKGLEKIFKERICVVPAGRTDAGVHAIGQVISFRLEKCPFSIEKLQNILNYHLPDDIRISEMKIMSGDFNSRFSAKSRVYVYAVSAKKDMCAHLNRYFWNLDISLEQLKVPLNLIPERFCFRSFSRVSRDRKLNFGTVTFSKCIFSDDFLYFIIEAPSFLWHTVRFLFGEAVAVAIGKRTLEDYKEALEGKKRLVLYKAPPKGLHLWGVSYFEQALGALCEKNIIKDGLCGFFKPPSFIDIVKCP
- the rplM gene encoding 50S ribosomal protein L13, with amino-acid sequence MKTEFPNISNSDKKWWLIDANGQTLGRLASKVATILRGKHKPSYCPNFDNGDYVILINASKIVVTGNKENDKTYYRHSQYLGNLKSVNFKKMRVQKPEFILFHAVKGMLPKGSLGRTMLGKLKIYKDENYKEKAQKPVLLKLEN
- the rpsI gene encoding 30S ribosomal protein S9, giving the protein MNLKEQAFVWGLGRRKTSVARVRVYPADNGKIIVNGKDYLEYFPRKTLQIIVEEPLITAGIFGKVEVRAKIVGGGISSQAGALSHGISRALFSLNPELKMLLKSKGLLTRDSRMKERRKYGLQKARKAPQYSKR